Proteins from a single region of Cystobacter fuscus DSM 2262:
- a CDS encoding PHP-associated domain-containing protein, translating into MLIDLHAHSYLSKDCDLDPRAVLDRAAMFGLDGVAFTETNTQDGCDELFEIGAKAKVKVFVGLELITDRGQYLCFFPKPENAPEPVQLWGSNREKPWSAAECLPKVRSLGAAIVAARPYDRDSSHPAMDYVRSLGGLVCAVEGYNARVKQTANDLAVEAAEALKVPCTGGSDARATVDEVGYGATFFKTPIQTQEQLVAALLAGDFHPVMAGELPRLTRPGEAQAARASGKQQRRGGGGGGGRRRR; encoded by the coding sequence ATGCTCATCGATTTGCACGCGCATTCCTACCTGTCCAAGGACTGTGACCTGGACCCGCGCGCGGTCCTGGATCGCGCCGCGATGTTCGGCCTGGATGGAGTGGCCTTCACGGAGACCAACACCCAGGACGGATGCGACGAGCTGTTCGAGATCGGCGCCAAGGCCAAGGTCAAGGTCTTCGTCGGCCTGGAGCTCATCACCGACCGTGGACAGTACCTGTGCTTCTTCCCGAAGCCGGAGAACGCCCCCGAGCCGGTGCAGCTGTGGGGCAGCAACCGCGAGAAGCCGTGGAGCGCCGCGGAGTGCCTGCCCAAGGTGCGCTCGCTCGGCGCGGCCATCGTCGCGGCGCGCCCGTATGACCGGGACTCGAGCCACCCGGCCATGGACTACGTGCGTTCGCTCGGCGGGCTGGTGTGCGCGGTGGAGGGGTACAACGCCCGCGTGAAGCAGACGGCGAACGACCTGGCGGTGGAAGCCGCCGAGGCGCTCAAGGTGCCGTGCACGGGGGGCAGTGACGCGCGCGCCACGGTGGACGAGGTGGGCTACGGCGCCACCTTCTTCAAGACGCCCATCCAGACACAGGAGCAGCTCGTGGCGGCCCTGCTGGCTGGCGACTTCCATCCCGTCATGGCCGGGGAGCTGCCCCGGCTCACGCGTCCCGGCGAGGCCCAGGCGGCCCGTGCTTCCGGCAAGCAGCAACGCCGCGGGGGCGGCGGTGGGGGTGGACGCCGCCGCCGGTAG
- a CDS encoding PQQ-dependent sugar dehydrogenase encodes MKKWKNACFPAVVLLAACSHSPQNPDGTPDGNPGPALPAPDTNHDVKNYSRVIGWPEGKTPVAPEGFGVTKYADGLRNPRWLYVLPNGDVLVAEASTEPKSQGALREAQRSGKAESQQLGDSANRITLLRDTDGDGAPDVREVFLQGLKQPLGMLLLGDRFYVANTDGLWRYPYEAGRTSIQAPGQKLLELPAGGYNNHWTRNLLANADGSKIYVSVGSASNVAEHGIDEERRRANILEVNPDGSGERVYASGLRNPVGMGWAPGTSTLWTVVNERDYLGDELVPDYLTGVKEGGFYGWPYAYFGIHEDPRLAGQRPDLVSQTLVPDVALGAHTASLGLAFYTGSAFPEKYRGGAFIGQHGSWNRSELSGYKVVFVPFEDGRPSGAPEDFLTGFIANPETSEVYGRPVGLAVLPDGALLVADDSSNTVWRVAPRR; translated from the coding sequence ATGAAGAAGTGGAAGAACGCGTGTTTTCCGGCCGTGGTGCTGCTCGCCGCCTGCTCTCACTCCCCGCAGAACCCGGATGGCACTCCGGACGGCAACCCGGGCCCCGCGCTTCCCGCCCCCGACACGAACCACGACGTGAAGAACTACAGCCGGGTCATCGGCTGGCCGGAGGGCAAGACGCCCGTGGCTCCGGAAGGGTTCGGGGTGACGAAGTACGCGGATGGCCTGCGCAATCCCCGCTGGCTCTACGTCCTGCCCAACGGCGACGTGTTGGTGGCCGAGGCCAGCACCGAGCCCAAGAGCCAGGGCGCGCTCCGCGAGGCCCAGCGCTCCGGCAAGGCCGAGTCCCAGCAACTGGGTGACAGCGCCAACCGCATCACGCTCCTGCGCGACACCGACGGCGATGGGGCCCCCGACGTGCGGGAAGTCTTCCTCCAGGGGTTGAAGCAGCCGCTGGGCATGTTGCTGCTCGGGGACCGGTTCTACGTCGCCAACACGGACGGGCTCTGGCGCTACCCGTACGAGGCGGGGCGCACCTCCATCCAGGCCCCGGGCCAGAAGCTGCTGGAGCTGCCCGCCGGGGGCTACAACAACCACTGGACGCGCAACCTGCTGGCCAACGCGGACGGCTCGAAGATCTACGTGTCGGTGGGCTCCGCCAGCAATGTCGCCGAGCACGGCATCGACGAGGAGCGGCGCCGCGCGAACATCCTCGAGGTGAACCCCGATGGCAGCGGCGAGCGCGTCTACGCGAGCGGCTTGCGCAACCCCGTGGGCATGGGGTGGGCCCCCGGCACGAGCACGCTGTGGACCGTGGTCAACGAGCGGGATTACCTCGGGGATGAGCTGGTGCCGGACTACCTGACGGGCGTCAAGGAGGGGGGCTTCTACGGCTGGCCCTACGCCTACTTCGGCATCCACGAGGATCCCCGGCTGGCCGGACAGCGGCCGGACCTGGTGAGCCAGACGCTGGTGCCGGACGTGGCGCTGGGCGCGCACACCGCCTCGCTGGGGCTCGCCTTCTACACGGGCAGCGCCTTCCCCGAGAAGTACCGGGGCGGGGCGTTCATCGGCCAGCACGGCTCGTGGAACCGCTCGGAGCTGTCCGGCTACAAGGTCGTCTTCGTGCCCTTCGAGGACGGCCGCCCGAGCGGAGCGCCCGAGGACTTCCTGACGGGCTTCATCGCCAACCCCGAGACGTCCGAGGTGTATGGTCGGCCGGTGGGGCTCGCGGTGCTGCCCGACGGAGCCCTGCTGGTGGCGGATGACTCGAGCAACACCGTCTGGCGCGTCGCGCCCCGCCGCTGA
- a CDS encoding Fur family transcriptional regulator, which yields MDEVLQHYMAQHGLKSTRQRSLIIDTFFSVGGHLSVEELWNKVREQDIKVSVATVYRTMKLLGECGLAHARNFGDGQTRYEAAAGRHHHDHLICTHCGTIVEFEDDRIEQMQDGVARKHGFTVTSHKMELYGLCRNCQRGGKAKSEA from the coding sequence ATGGACGAGGTGCTTCAGCACTACATGGCGCAGCACGGGCTGAAAAGCACCCGTCAGCGCAGCCTCATCATCGACACCTTCTTCTCGGTGGGGGGGCACCTGTCCGTCGAGGAGTTGTGGAACAAGGTCCGAGAACAGGACATCAAGGTGTCCGTGGCCACGGTCTACCGGACGATGAAACTGCTCGGGGAGTGTGGGCTGGCCCATGCGCGCAACTTCGGCGACGGGCAGACGCGCTACGAGGCGGCCGCGGGACGTCACCACCACGATCATCTCATCTGCACCCACTGCGGCACCATCGTCGAGTTCGAGGATGATCGCATCGAGCAGATGCAGGACGGCGTGGCGCGCAAGCACGGCTTCACGGTGACGTCGCACAAGATGGAGCTGTACGGGCTGTGCCGGAACTGCCAGCGCGGCGGCAAGGCCAAGAGCGAGGCATGA
- a CDS encoding peroxiredoxin family protein, with the protein MRRMGRALGVALVLALAGCHHAPQEPLPGQAATSPYLRALWLPAVGPAPWNWRTLPGKVVLVSFFASWSFPSLAQLPTLQALQKEHGAQGFQVVLVGLDLDGALTLAPFAEQYALEFPVLVSDTALQQGQSAFGLIPALPATFLLDRQGQVAGAWQGMAGHGALSEAVQALLKR; encoded by the coding sequence ATGAGGCGCATGGGCCGGGCCTTGGGAGTCGCCCTGGTGCTCGCCCTGGCCGGCTGTCACCACGCCCCCCAGGAGCCGCTGCCCGGACAGGCGGCTACTTCCCCCTACCTGCGCGCGCTGTGGCTGCCCGCGGTGGGGCCGGCGCCCTGGAACTGGCGCACCCTGCCGGGGAAGGTGGTCCTGGTGTCCTTCTTCGCCTCGTGGAGCTTCCCCTCCCTGGCCCAGTTGCCCACGTTGCAGGCGCTCCAGAAGGAGCACGGCGCCCAGGGCTTCCAGGTGGTGCTGGTGGGGTTGGATCTCGACGGGGCCCTCACCCTGGCGCCCTTCGCCGAGCAGTACGCGCTCGAGTTCCCGGTGCTGGTGTCCGACACGGCCCTGCAGCAGGGCCAGAGCGCCTTCGGGCTCATCCCCGCGCTGCCCGCCACCTTCCTCCTGGACAGGCAGGGGCAGGTGGCCGGCGCCTGGCAGGGGATGGCCGGCCATGGGGCCCTGTCCGAGGCGGTCCAGGCGCTGCTGAAGCGCTGA
- a CDS encoding FtsB family cell division protein yields MTVRRKLLAVAACVAALLTVVSAADAKGFRRYLSLRQDVEAIHQRNQAITAQNEALRREINALRTDPSALERAAREELGYIKPGEIVFHLE; encoded by the coding sequence ATGACGGTGCGGCGAAAGCTCCTGGCGGTGGCGGCGTGCGTGGCCGCGCTCCTGACCGTGGTCTCGGCGGCGGATGCGAAGGGTTTTCGCCGCTACCTGAGCCTGCGCCAGGACGTGGAGGCCATCCACCAGCGCAACCAGGCCATCACCGCGCAGAACGAGGCCCTTCGGCGCGAGATCAACGCGCTGCGCACCGATCCCTCCGCCCTCGAGCGCGCCGCGCGCGAGGAGCTGGGCTACATCAAACCTGGCGAGATCGTCTTTCACCTGGAGTAA
- a CDS encoding sensor domain-containing diguanylate cyclase — translation MTSHPALSAVLKLPRLAVRAVPIGAVLATFVHLARGGFRSLYSLGWDEAGLVLFLLAGLGVIGWRRFTRDAVGAPLFLQDDLELGAVFLASAYIVVAIAGGELFPLVYLLMACLVAFLPHRASLALVAVALAFDALLTLGGPARGGLSSFLTHTLFLSLFAVLNHLVLAARIAAARRAENAAVDKRIKEVEERARTFRLVSSGAHDNPPDEKDQEKWLVASVKEIEGAVGAALEIAETALKTNTCAAFLLTSDDKGLKLYDCRSASDHVQRERFTAGEGMLGGVLKRRAPVRMHSAHGLKGITWYDGSAPTLGAVLAVPIIEGGGLVRGVLVADRLSHNPFSDDDEKLFTTIAAEVLRSIEVERVMSYIRKTRDEKDRFFRAIEELNRAGSPEQVFLAVLESARQLAGLDFSAVTIVSEVEGKRVHKVARMLGVSAAGKALEGRIFPDNNGLVANVVRYGAPLPGRDLKAMDRQVIFDEESQIRGLAALKIFPLTAGDRILGTLVAGSRRKTALDHDVLRMLEVIAIQAAQAVLRAQLYEQMERMATTDGMTGLYNNRTFQAKADEMLAHSRRYGRKCSLVLTDVDHFKSVNDTYGHLTGDQVLKGVARILKQQARDTDIVARYGGEEFAILMPETDAKGAKVIAERIREAIKAEVFQTEMGPLKVTLSLGIATAPDHGVDKLVLVEQADQCLYYAKRHGRNQSVTVAEAQGGRKLQAAEG, via the coding sequence ATGACCTCGCACCCGGCACTCTCCGCTGTCCTCAAGTTGCCGCGCCTGGCGGTGCGGGCCGTGCCCATCGGGGCGGTGCTGGCCACGTTCGTCCACCTGGCGCGCGGGGGCTTCCGGAGCCTGTACTCCCTGGGCTGGGACGAGGCCGGGCTCGTGCTCTTCCTGCTGGCCGGACTCGGGGTCATCGGCTGGCGGCGCTTCACCCGCGACGCCGTGGGCGCGCCGCTCTTCCTCCAGGACGACCTGGAGCTGGGCGCGGTGTTCCTCGCCTCGGCCTACATCGTGGTGGCCATCGCCGGCGGCGAGCTCTTCCCGCTCGTCTATCTGCTCATGGCGTGCCTCGTCGCCTTCCTGCCGCACCGCGCCAGCCTCGCGCTGGTGGCCGTGGCGCTCGCGTTCGACGCGCTGCTCACCCTGGGCGGCCCCGCGCGCGGTGGCCTGTCCTCCTTCCTCACCCACACGCTCTTCCTGTCGCTCTTCGCCGTCCTCAACCACCTGGTGCTCGCCGCGCGCATCGCCGCCGCGCGCCGCGCCGAGAACGCCGCGGTGGACAAGCGCATCAAGGAAGTGGAGGAGCGCGCCCGCACCTTCCGCCTCGTCAGCTCCGGCGCCCACGACAACCCTCCCGACGAGAAGGATCAGGAGAAGTGGCTGGTCGCCTCGGTGAAGGAGATCGAGGGCGCGGTGGGCGCGGCGCTGGAGATCGCCGAGACGGCGCTCAAGACGAACACCTGCGCCGCCTTCCTGCTCACCTCGGACGACAAGGGTCTCAAGCTCTACGACTGCCGCAGCGCGAGCGATCACGTGCAGCGCGAGCGCTTCACCGCGGGCGAGGGCATGCTGGGCGGGGTGCTCAAGCGCCGGGCGCCGGTGCGGATGCACTCGGCGCACGGGCTCAAGGGCATCACCTGGTACGACGGGAGCGCGCCCACGCTGGGCGCGGTGCTGGCCGTGCCCATCATCGAGGGCGGAGGGCTGGTGCGCGGCGTGCTCGTGGCGGATCGCCTCTCGCACAACCCGTTCTCGGATGACGACGAGAAGCTCTTCACCACCATCGCCGCCGAGGTGCTGCGCTCCATCGAGGTGGAGCGGGTGATGTCGTACATCCGCAAGACGCGCGACGAGAAGGACAGGTTCTTCCGCGCCATCGAGGAGCTCAACCGCGCGGGCAGCCCCGAGCAGGTGTTCCTCGCGGTGCTGGAGAGCGCGCGGCAGCTCGCGGGGCTGGACTTCAGCGCCGTCACCATCGTGAGCGAGGTGGAGGGCAAGCGCGTGCACAAGGTTGCGCGGATGCTCGGCGTGAGCGCGGCGGGCAAGGCGCTCGAGGGCCGCATCTTCCCGGACAACAACGGCCTGGTCGCCAACGTGGTGCGCTACGGCGCGCCGCTGCCCGGACGGGACTTGAAGGCCATGGACCGCCAGGTCATCTTCGACGAGGAGAGCCAGATTCGAGGGCTCGCGGCGCTGAAGATCTTCCCGCTCACGGCGGGAGACCGGATCCTCGGCACGCTGGTGGCGGGCTCGCGGCGCAAGACGGCGTTGGACCATGACGTGCTGCGGATGTTGGAGGTCATCGCCATCCAGGCGGCGCAGGCGGTGCTGCGCGCCCAGCTCTACGAGCAGATGGAGCGCATGGCGACGACGGACGGCATGACGGGCCTGTACAACAATCGCACCTTCCAGGCGAAGGCGGACGAGATGCTGGCGCACTCGCGGCGCTACGGGCGCAAGTGCTCGCTGGTGCTCACGGACGTGGACCACTTCAAGAGCGTCAACGACACGTACGGCCACCTCACGGGAGACCAGGTGCTCAAGGGCGTGGCGCGCATCCTCAAGCAGCAGGCACGCGACACGGACATCGTGGCGCGCTACGGCGGCGAGGAGTTCGCCATCCTCATGCCGGAGACGGACGCCAAGGGCGCCAAGGTCATCGCCGAGCGCATCCGCGAGGCCATCAAGGCCGAGGTGTTCCAGACGGAGATGGGCCCGCTGAAGGTGACGTTGTCGTTGGGCATCGCGACGGCGCCGGACCACGGCGTGGACAAGCTGGTGCTGGTGGAGCAGGCGGACCAGTGCCTGTACTACGCCAAGCGCCACGGCCGGAACCAGTCCGTCACCGTGGCCGAGGCCCAGGGCGGCCGCAAGCTCCAGGCCGCCGAGGGGTAG
- a CDS encoding AAA family ATPase has product MLTSLKVIGFRNITSLSMQGLSRVNLLVGENSAGKTSVLEAIEILLLARTMPHILASGPIRRGEGIAPLVSDEGGGEAAVDLRHLFHGHEVSSDSHFELKGESSRGALSVACMVEPASTRDGHVPVSGVDANRSGLDLVLLMEPGAVDCRLSIEFPLSRSTIDVLMENRRIAIDSLRRTSRRGSVEEQLRAFSLQFVEAGAPQLESLGALWEGIVLTPEENNLTGVLRIIHPDVERLAWLSRPRHEPGGIFVKLAHSEQRVPIGSLGAGSKRLLVLAMNLVKSAGGYVLLDEIDTGLHYSVMVKMWEFVIETARRLNIQVFATTHSLDCIQALAGLYARDSGLRGDITLHRIEKGTSAAIRYSANEILNAIRRPVEVL; this is encoded by the coding sequence ATGCTGACGTCCCTGAAAGTCATTGGCTTTCGCAACATCACCTCCCTGTCGATGCAGGGACTGTCTCGCGTCAATCTGCTGGTGGGAGAGAACAGCGCGGGCAAGACCTCGGTCCTGGAGGCCATCGAGATCCTGCTTCTCGCGCGGACCATGCCACATATCCTCGCGAGCGGTCCGATTCGCCGGGGAGAGGGGATTGCTCCGCTCGTGTCAGACGAGGGCGGCGGGGAGGCGGCGGTTGATCTCCGGCATCTCTTTCATGGTCACGAAGTCTCTTCGGACAGCCACTTCGAACTCAAAGGGGAGTCTTCGCGAGGCGCTCTTTCCGTGGCCTGCATGGTCGAGCCCGCCAGCACACGCGACGGTCATGTCCCCGTCTCGGGAGTCGACGCGAATCGTTCGGGCCTGGACCTCGTGCTTCTCATGGAGCCAGGTGCGGTCGATTGCCGATTGTCGATCGAGTTTCCATTGAGCCGATCAACCATTGATGTGCTGATGGAGAACAGACGCATCGCGATCGACTCGCTCCGTCGTACCTCGCGGCGAGGTAGCGTGGAGGAGCAACTCCGAGCATTCTCCCTCCAATTCGTCGAGGCGGGGGCTCCACAGTTGGAGTCCCTTGGCGCCCTCTGGGAAGGGATCGTCCTGACACCGGAAGAGAACAATCTCACCGGCGTGCTGCGAATCATCCACCCCGACGTCGAGCGGCTTGCCTGGCTCTCACGGCCGCGCCATGAGCCGGGCGGAATCTTCGTGAAGCTCGCTCATTCGGAGCAAAGAGTCCCGATCGGCAGCCTGGGGGCGGGCAGCAAGCGATTGCTGGTGCTGGCGATGAACCTCGTCAAGTCGGCGGGCGGCTATGTCCTGCTCGATGAGATCGACACGGGACTGCACTACTCGGTCATGGTGAAGATGTGGGAGTTCGTGATCGAGACCGCTCGACGGTTGAACATCCAGGTCTTCGCCACCACGCACAGCCTGGATTGCATCCAGGCCCTCGCGGGCCTCTACGCGAGAGATTCAGGACTGCGTGGGGACATCACGCTCCATCGCATCGAGAAGGGGACGTCGGCCGCCATCCGGTACTCCGCCAACGAGATCCTCAATGCCATCCGGCGTCCGGTGGAGGTGCTCTGA
- a CDS encoding xanthine dehydrogenase family protein molybdopterin-binding subunit — protein MSMGKPLTRLDGADKVTGRARYAADQPLPDALHAVYVTAPIPAGRVTSIDSAEALAHPGVVRVLTARDMPRLKAASAPPAASVFMPLQEDEIRHEGQPVALVLAETLQAAEHGARLVRVGYAPGAFIPQGAGEPVEPRESGYVLGPAHFAKGDLDAGLATAALRHEARYTQPSRHHNPMEPCATLARWDGDQLTVFDSVQHIAGTQGTLAEAFGLKPEQVRVICPHTGGGFGCKAYTWPHEFLAAAAAKVAGRPVKLVLTRAQMYANVSYQPRVEQTVTLGATSEGRLTGIGQDVINQTSVSDDYVEYATEAGRSLYATPTLRTSQRVRRGHVNIPSPMRAPVEGPGSFAMGCAVDELSRQVGIDPLDFRLLNYAENDPADGKPWSSKKLREAYDEGARRFGWRTRAKGGTREGDWLLGCGMADCTMGAFRFGSTVRLRLRADGTALLEGSSADIGTGGLTALPQIVSESLGIPVEAVTFTAGDSRLPTTGPTYGSSTIVCTGSAILDAATKIREQVARAADVRPEELEIRDGMVRRKGGGAGRPLGEVLRRAGLSELSAEGKFAPNGEAANMSGLGTPYAMRTFGAVFVEVAVDPELGLLRLRRMVGAYSVGRIINPRTARSQIIGGMIWGWGMAAMEQSEHEPKLGRWLSKNLSGVAIPVNADIPSALDVIFVDEFDDKVSPLGAKGLGEIGATGVSAAIANAVYDAVGIRVRDLPITPDKLLAQ, from the coding sequence ATGAGCATGGGAAAGCCTCTCACCCGATTGGATGGAGCGGACAAGGTCACCGGCAGGGCGCGCTACGCGGCCGATCAGCCGCTCCCCGACGCGCTGCACGCCGTCTATGTGACGGCGCCCATTCCCGCGGGACGCGTCACGTCGATCGACTCGGCCGAGGCGCTCGCCCACCCAGGCGTCGTCCGGGTCCTCACCGCTCGGGACATGCCCCGGCTGAAGGCCGCCTCCGCGCCACCCGCCGCGAGTGTCTTCATGCCCCTCCAGGAGGATGAAATCCGGCACGAGGGGCAACCCGTGGCCCTGGTGCTCGCCGAGACGTTGCAGGCGGCCGAGCATGGCGCGCGACTGGTGCGCGTCGGCTACGCGCCGGGCGCATTCATTCCGCAGGGCGCCGGGGAGCCGGTGGAGCCTCGGGAGAGCGGCTATGTCCTGGGCCCCGCTCACTTCGCCAAGGGGGACCTCGACGCGGGGCTCGCCACCGCGGCGCTGCGGCACGAGGCGCGCTACACCCAGCCCAGCCGCCACCACAACCCCATGGAGCCCTGCGCCACGCTCGCGCGGTGGGACGGGGATCAGCTCACGGTCTTCGATTCCGTGCAGCACATCGCCGGCACGCAGGGCACGCTCGCGGAGGCCTTCGGCCTGAAGCCCGAGCAGGTCCGGGTCATCTGCCCCCATACCGGGGGTGGCTTTGGCTGCAAGGCCTACACCTGGCCGCACGAGTTCCTGGCGGCGGCGGCGGCGAAGGTGGCCGGGCGGCCGGTGAAGCTCGTGCTGACGCGCGCGCAGATGTACGCCAACGTTTCCTATCAGCCGCGGGTGGAACAAACGGTCACGCTCGGGGCGACGTCCGAGGGGCGACTGACGGGCATCGGGCAGGACGTCATCAACCAGACGAGCGTGTCCGACGACTACGTCGAGTACGCCACCGAGGCGGGCCGGTCGCTCTACGCGACTCCTACCCTGCGCACGTCCCAGCGGGTGCGGCGGGGCCACGTCAACATCCCCAGCCCGATGCGCGCTCCCGTCGAGGGTCCGGGCTCCTTCGCCATGGGCTGCGCGGTGGACGAGCTGTCGCGCCAGGTGGGCATCGATCCGCTCGACTTCCGGCTGCTCAACTACGCGGAGAACGATCCGGCGGATGGCAAGCCCTGGTCGTCGAAGAAGCTGCGCGAGGCCTATGACGAGGGGGCGCGGCGCTTCGGTTGGCGCACGCGCGCCAAGGGAGGAACCCGCGAGGGAGATTGGCTGCTCGGCTGTGGCATGGCGGACTGCACGATGGGGGCGTTCCGCTTCGGCTCGACGGTCCGCCTCCGACTCCGGGCGGATGGCACGGCGCTGCTGGAAGGCTCCAGCGCGGACATCGGCACCGGCGGCCTGACCGCGCTTCCCCAGATTGTCTCCGAGTCCCTGGGCATCCCGGTGGAAGCGGTGACCTTCACGGCGGGCGACTCGCGACTGCCCACCACGGGGCCCACCTATGGCTCCTCGACGATCGTCTGCACGGGCTCGGCGATTCTCGACGCGGCGACGAAGATCCGCGAGCAGGTGGCGCGCGCCGCCGACGTGCGTCCGGAGGAACTCGAGATCCGGGACGGAATGGTGCGCCGCAAGGGAGGAGGCGCGGGGAGGCCGCTCGGCGAGGTGCTGCGGCGGGCGGGGCTGAGCGAGCTGTCCGCCGAGGGAAAGTTCGCGCCGAATGGAGAGGCCGCGAACATGAGCGGCCTGGGCACGCCCTACGCGATGCGGACGTTCGGCGCGGTGTTCGTCGAGGTGGCGGTGGATCCGGAGCTCGGGCTGCTGCGCCTGCGGCGGATGGTGGGAGCCTACAGCGTGGGCCGCATCATCAATCCGCGCACGGCGCGCTCGCAGATCATCGGCGGGATGATCTGGGGCTGGGGCATGGCGGCCATGGAGCAGAGCGAGCACGAGCCGAAGCTCGGCCGGTGGCTGTCGAAGAACCTGTCGGGAGTGGCCATTCCGGTGAACGCGGACATCCCCTCGGCGCTCGACGTCATCTTCGTGGACGAGTTCGACGACAAGGTGAGTCCCCTGGGCGCCAAGGGCCTGGGTGAGATTGGCGCCACCGGGGTCTCCGCCGCGATCGCCAACGCCGTTTACGACGCGGTGGGCATCCGGGTGAGGGATTTGCCCATCACGCCGGACAAGCTGCTGGCCCAATAG
- a CDS encoding FAD binding domain-containing protein: protein MRPFDYSRATSPRQALEAASKPESSFLAGGTELLNWMRLGIVTPAALVDIGRIEGLERIERTTGGGLRLGALARLSDIGEHEAVVRDYPVLSQAILKAASPQIRNLATIGGNLLQRTRCPYFRAEETLPCNKRVAGSGCAARHGSNERHAIFGWTDACVATQPSDPAVALAALDAVVVTERATGGRRIPIGEFHVLPGQAPEKHHVLEPGELIVAVELAAPAPHSAYVKVRERESYEYALVSAAAALTLENGVIRSARVALGSVAMKPWRLVEAEQALVGTRPDSKEAQAALALGFTGARALEHNGFKIPLARNAAARAVRDAARGAS from the coding sequence ATGCGACCCTTCGACTACTCCCGCGCCACGTCCCCGCGGCAGGCCCTCGAGGCCGCGTCGAAACCCGAGTCCTCGTTCCTCGCCGGAGGCACCGAGCTGCTCAACTGGATGCGCCTGGGGATCGTCACCCCGGCGGCGCTCGTCGACATCGGCCGCATCGAGGGCCTGGAGCGCATCGAGCGCACTACCGGGGGAGGACTGCGCCTGGGCGCGCTCGCCCGGCTCTCCGACATCGGTGAACACGAGGCCGTGGTGCGGGACTACCCGGTGCTCTCCCAGGCCATCCTCAAGGCGGCCTCTCCGCAGATTCGCAACCTGGCGACGATCGGCGGCAACCTGCTCCAGCGCACCCGCTGTCCCTATTTCCGGGCCGAGGAGACCCTCCCCTGCAACAAGCGCGTCGCCGGCAGCGGATGCGCCGCGCGCCACGGCTCCAACGAGCGGCACGCGATCTTCGGGTGGACCGATGCCTGCGTGGCCACCCAGCCGTCGGATCCCGCGGTGGCCCTCGCCGCCCTGGACGCTGTCGTCGTCACCGAGCGCGCCACGGGCGGCCGTCGCATTCCGATAGGTGAGTTCCACGTGCTGCCCGGACAGGCGCCCGAGAAGCACCACGTGCTCGAGCCGGGTGAGTTGATCGTCGCCGTGGAGCTGGCGGCTCCCGCGCCCCACTCCGCCTACGTCAAGGTCCGCGAGCGCGAGTCCTACGAGTACGCGCTCGTCTCCGCGGCGGCGGCCCTCACCCTGGAGAATGGCGTCATCCGCTCGGCCCGCGTGGCGCTCGGCTCGGTGGCGATGAAGCCCTGGCGATTGGTGGAGGCGGAACAGGCGCTGGTGGGCACCCGGCCCGACAGCAAGGAGGCCCAGGCGGCGCTCGCGCTCGGATTCACCGGGGCGCGCGCGCTCGAACACAACGGATTCAAGATTCCCCTGGCCCGCAACGCGGCGGCCCGGGCAGTGCGTGATGCGGCACGAGGTGCGTCATGA
- a CDS encoding (2Fe-2S)-binding protein, giving the protein MLPRTCSSRRACVSPPDPSISKWTRDITLVLNGERRSVTVDVRTTLLDLLREQLHLSGTKKGCNQGECGACTVHLDGRRVNGCLMLAVQADGREVTTIEGLARDGQLSAVQRAFIDHDGLQCGFCTPGQVMSATACIAEGHTRSEAEIREWMSGNLCRCACYPQIVDAVRAAAKKAEVP; this is encoded by the coding sequence ATGTTGCCCCGGACGTGTTCATCAAGGAGAGCGTGCGTGAGTCCCCCCGATCCCAGCATCTCGAAGTGGACGCGAGACATTACTCTCGTCCTGAATGGTGAGCGCCGGAGCGTGACCGTCGATGTCCGGACCACGCTGCTGGATCTGCTTCGCGAGCAACTGCACCTGAGCGGAACGAAGAAGGGCTGCAACCAGGGCGAGTGCGGCGCGTGCACGGTCCATCTGGATGGCCGCCGGGTGAATGGCTGTCTCATGCTGGCCGTGCAGGCGGACGGGCGCGAGGTGACGACCATCGAGGGACTCGCTCGGGACGGACAGCTCTCCGCCGTGCAGCGGGCCTTCATCGATCATGACGGCCTCCAGTGTGGCTTCTGCACGCCGGGCCAGGTGATGAGCGCGACGGCCTGCATCGCCGAGGGACATACGCGCAGCGAGGCGGAGATCCGTGAGTGGATGAGCGGCAACCTGTGCCGCTGCGCCTGCTATCCCCAGATCGTCGACGCCGTCCGGGCGGCGGCCAAGAAGGCCGAGGTGCCCTGA